From one Oscillatoria sp. FACHB-1407 genomic stretch:
- a CDS encoding PAS domain S-box protein encodes MAVCIRQLQGLLDSASDPYLIFTPDGRCLYANPALHQLLGYSKTELKQRSFFELLHPNSRDRLQKTLQSLQTRNKERAITATFTTKDGELMSLSGRISHQLEDGASTFWSIWRVSADLCSSCATATHQETVERSNQQDSRYRMLVENQTEMICCFLSDGTLTFVNQACCRYFDQPAQELIGTNFLRFIAQEDGDLPLQHLSMLSPMCPVVTYEHRMTTPTGEVRWQQWTNHAIFDNRGRLVEYQAVGRDITDLKQAEAALRVSEERLRLALEASQIGIWDCNLRTGKVTWSDNVEKLFGLTPGEFNGRDRDFLSCVHPDDRDYVFQASRQAICQRSAYDIEFRVIRPNNEVRWIASKGQVLYSEMGKPVRMTGINLDITNRKVLEESLRQVNERQGSEIRAYSNELTDTIERLQQEISNRKQVEHALRESEERYRSVIAVLQEGIVLYDGDGSVRACNASAERILGRSAAQIYGSSLLDSSWQAICEDGSEFLTEMHPATITLRTGRPCSNVVMGLYKPNGGLTWISMNSQPLFHIGDRLPYAAVISFSDITARKQTEMALQNSEALYRAIVEDQTELVCRFLIDGTLTFVNDAYCRVLGIPREELIGHNYRMFLLALDSETETSLIASLRPDNAFSCFEHQVILPTGEVRWQQWNSRAIFDDQGNFIEFQAVGRDITDRKLVEEALRDTTDRLNGILQSVDDVVWSYSPDNTMVYYISPAAEQIYGYSIEKFYCNPNLWLEVVHPQDKSEVGGLVANLWQTELLSMEYRIVRSDETTRWLYHRSWLIRDNTGKASRIDSIITDITERKLVEAELRLREARYVLASCAGQVGVWDWNLNTNEIYIDPHLKQMLGYQDHEVRNHLDAWLQLVHPEDLSRVLASVDKHLAGQVAEYELEYRMIHQNGTVHWFLTRGVGLYDTSGRPYRMMGTNTNITDRKQAEEQLRRQHQRSQLFAEITLKIRQSLQLEEILHTTVTEVQELLQADRVIVYRLQPNGSGTVVQEAVVPGYTQIHGQNIFDPCFTKHIDHYRQGRIKAISNIATAETQPCHIEFLQQFEVKANLVVPILQIDHHESSEATLWGLLIVHQCDRPRDWSEFELELLQQLADQVAIALAQSQLLESLRESEERFYGAFEHTAVGMAIMGLEGQWLQVNPALCRIVGYSETELLAMTSQSITYPDDLELNQQHIQQVLAGKIRFYHLEKRYFHKDGHLVWIALSVSLVRDAQGQPLYFVSLIQDITERKQAEEEILKALAKEKELNELKSRFVSMISHEFRTPLTTIQSAAELLEHYEWSVEQRRERFQQIHASVQHMIQLLEDVLLIGKSDADRLQLKEERLNLPLFCQTLIADLQLTAGSKYCMTFTNHGEVQDVLIDSKLLRQILTNLLSNAIKYSPDGGNVSLELACEVDNVILRVKDQGIGIPPENRERLFEVFYRAINVDTIQGTGLGLAIVKRCVDLYKGHITLESEIGVGTTFTVTLPLKRPGMKETNVENSSH; translated from the coding sequence ATGGCAGTCTGCATCAGACAGTTGCAAGGTTTGTTAGATAGTGCCAGTGATCCGTATCTCATTTTTACTCCTGATGGACGTTGCCTCTACGCCAATCCTGCTCTGCATCAATTATTGGGCTATAGCAAAACAGAATTAAAGCAACGTTCCTTTTTTGAGTTGTTGCACCCAAACAGTCGCGATCGCCTCCAGAAAACGCTGCAAAGCCTGCAAACTCGCAATAAAGAGCGCGCCATTACCGCTACATTTACGACTAAAGATGGTGAGCTCATGTCCCTCAGTGGGCGCATCAGTCATCAACTAGAGGATGGTGCATCAACATTTTGGAGCATCTGGCGTGTATCAGCGGATCTATGTTCCTCCTGTGCCACTGCAACCCATCAAGAGACAGTCGAACGCTCGAATCAACAAGACTCACGCTATCGGATGCTGGTCGAAAACCAGACCGAAATGATCTGTTGTTTTCTCTCAGACGGCACTCTCACCTTTGTCAATCAAGCCTGCTGCCGCTACTTCGATCAGCCCGCTCAAGAACTCATTGGCACTAATTTTCTGCGGTTTATCGCCCAAGAAGATGGCGATTTGCCCCTTCAGCATTTGTCAATGTTGTCTCCAATGTGCCCGGTCGTAACCTACGAACACCGCATGACAACGCCAACAGGTGAGGTGCGCTGGCAACAGTGGACAAATCATGCCATTTTTGACAACCGGGGACGACTCGTCGAATATCAGGCGGTTGGGCGCGACATCACCGATCTGAAACAAGCAGAAGCTGCTCTACGAGTCAGTGAAGAGCGACTGCGGCTAGCGTTAGAAGCGTCTCAGATTGGTATTTGGGATTGCAACCTGCGAACTGGAAAAGTGACCTGGTCTGACAATGTTGAGAAGCTGTTTGGCTTGACCCCAGGCGAGTTTAACGGTAGAGATAGAGACTTTTTGAGTTGTGTGCATCCGGACGATCGCGACTATGTGTTTCAGGCGAGCCGTCAGGCGATTTGTCAGCGATCGGCGTATGACATTGAGTTCAGAGTGATTCGCCCCAACAACGAGGTGCGCTGGATCGCCAGCAAAGGGCAGGTGCTTTATAGCGAGATGGGCAAACCCGTGCGAATGACGGGCATTAACCTCGATATCACCAACCGCAAAGTGTTGGAAGAATCACTGCGCCAGGTCAACGAACGCCAGGGATCTGAGATTAGAGCGTATTCCAACGAACTAACGGACACCATCGAACGGTTGCAGCAGGAAATCAGCAATCGTAAACAGGTGGAACATGCGCTGCGGGAAAGTGAGGAACGGTATCGCTCGGTGATCGCGGTCTTGCAGGAAGGTATTGTGTTGTATGACGGAGATGGATCAGTACGAGCTTGCAATGCCAGTGCGGAGCGTATTCTGGGGCGATCGGCAGCGCAGATTTACGGTAGTTCACTGCTGGATTCCTCATGGCAAGCGATTTGTGAAGATGGGTCTGAGTTCTTAACTGAAATGCATCCTGCAACCATCACACTGCGTACGGGCAGACCTTGCTCCAATGTGGTGATGGGGCTGTATAAACCTAATGGTGGGTTGACCTGGATTTCAATGAACTCCCAACCCCTGTTTCACATTGGCGATCGCCTCCCCTATGCCGCCGTTATTTCCTTTTCAGATATCACCGCCCGCAAGCAGACCGAGATGGCACTGCAAAACAGCGAAGCACTCTATCGGGCGATCGTCGAAGATCAGACGGAACTGGTGTGTCGCTTTTTAATTGATGGCACTCTGACCTTTGTTAACGATGCCTACTGTCGCGTGCTGGGGATTCCTCGTGAAGAGTTGATTGGGCACAACTACCGCATGTTTCTACTGGCACTCGATAGTGAAACTGAAACCTCCCTCATTGCTTCCCTCCGACCTGACAATGCCTTCAGTTGTTTTGAACACCAGGTGATTCTGCCGACCGGGGAAGTGCGTTGGCAACAGTGGAACAGCCGAGCTATTTTTGACGACCAGGGCAATTTTATTGAGTTTCAAGCGGTTGGTCGCGACATCACCGATCGCAAACTGGTGGAAGAAGCTCTACGAGATACGACCGATCGCCTTAACGGCATCTTGCAATCCGTTGACGATGTGGTGTGGTCATACTCTCCAGATAACACCATGGTCTATTACATCAGTCCGGCGGCTGAGCAAATCTATGGCTACTCCATTGAAAAGTTCTACTGTAACCCCAATCTCTGGCTAGAAGTGGTTCACCCGCAGGACAAGTCGGAGGTGGGTGGGTTGGTTGCCAATCTCTGGCAAACCGAATTACTGAGCATGGAATATCGCATTGTTCGTTCCGATGAAACGACCCGATGGCTGTATCACCGCTCCTGGTTGATTCGCGATAACACCGGAAAAGCCAGTCGCATCGACAGCATTATCACCGACATCACCGAACGCAAATTGGTAGAGGCTGAACTGCGATTACGAGAGGCTCGGTATGTCCTGGCGTCCTGTGCGGGTCAGGTAGGCGTGTGGGATTGGAACCTGAACACAAATGAAATTTACATTGACCCCCATCTCAAGCAAATGCTGGGGTATCAAGACCATGAGGTTCGTAATCATTTAGATGCCTGGTTGCAACTTGTTCACCCAGAGGATCTCAGTCGGGTTCTTGCATCAGTTGACAAGCATTTGGCAGGTCAGGTCGCAGAGTACGAACTGGAATATCGAATGATTCATCAAAATGGAACGGTGCATTGGTTCCTTACACGAGGTGTGGGGTTATATGATACCAGTGGCAGACCATATCGCATGATGGGGACAAATACGAATATCACCGACCGTAAACAGGCTGAAGAGCAACTCCGGCGACAACACCAGCGATCGCAACTTTTTGCCGAAATCACCCTCAAAATTCGGCAATCGTTGCAGTTGGAAGAAATCCTACATACAACTGTCACTGAGGTGCAGGAGTTACTACAAGCCGATCGTGTGATCGTGTATCGACTACAACCCAATGGTTCTGGCACAGTTGTCCAGGAAGCTGTAGTGCCCGGATATACCCAGATCCATGGACAAAATATTTTCGATCCCTGCTTTACCAAACATATTGATCACTATCGTCAGGGGCGCATTAAAGCCATTAGCAATATTGCAACTGCCGAGACTCAGCCCTGTCACATCGAATTTCTACAACAGTTTGAAGTTAAGGCAAATCTAGTTGTTCCTATCCTTCAGATTGATCACCACGAAAGTAGTGAAGCTACGCTGTGGGGGTTGCTGATTGTGCATCAGTGCGATCGCCCCAGAGATTGGTCTGAGTTTGAATTAGAGTTGTTGCAACAACTGGCAGATCAGGTGGCGATCGCTCTGGCTCAAAGTCAACTGCTTGAATCGCTGCGTGAAAGCGAAGAACGCTTTTATGGCGCATTTGAACACACAGCAGTGGGTATGGCAATCATGGGGTTGGAGGGTCAGTGGTTGCAGGTCAACCCTGCTCTCTGTCGTATCGTTGGCTACTCCGAAACAGAACTGCTGGCGATGACTTCCCAATCCATTACCTATCCCGACGATCTGGAGTTAAATCAGCAACACATTCAGCAAGTTCTTGCTGGCAAAATTCGCTTCTATCACCTGGAAAAGCGGTACTTTCACAAAGATGGTCACCTCGTTTGGATTGCCCTGAGTGTGTCGCTAGTACGAGATGCTCAAGGTCAACCACTCTATTTCGTTTCACTGATTCAAGACATTACAGAACGCAAACAGGCAGAGGAGGAGATTCTCAAAGCCCTGGCCAAGGAGAAGGAGTTGAACGAGCTAAAATCTCGGTTTGTCTCGATGATTTCCCACGAGTTTCGTACGCCGTTGACCACCATTCAATCAGCCGCCGAACTGCTCGAACACTATGAGTGGTCGGTTGAGCAACGACGAGAACGGTTCCAGCAGATTCACGCTTCGGTGCAACACATGATTCAGCTCTTAGAAGATGTGTTGCTAATTGGTAAGTCGGATGCCGATCGCCTGCAACTCAAAGAAGAGCGATTAAACTTACCGTTGTTTTGCCAAACTCTGATCGCCGATCTGCAACTGACGGCTGGCTCCAAATACTGCATGACCTTCACCAACCATGGCGAGGTTCAGGATGTGTTAATTGATTCAAAGCTGCTCAGACAGATTCTGACCAACTTGCTTTCTAATGCCATCAAATACTCTCCAGATGGCGGCAATGTTTCGCTGGAATTAGCTTGTGAGGTTGACAACGTTATATTACGAGTTAAGGATCAGGGAATTGGAATTCCCCCGGAGAATCGAGAACGGCTCTTTGAAGTGTTCTACCGTGCAATTAACGTTGACACTATCCAAGGGACAGGGCTAGGATTGGCAATTGTAAAGAGATGTGTTGATTTATACAAGGGTCATATCACCCTAGAGAGCGAGATAGGGGTGGGCACAACATTTACCGTTACATTGCCGCTGAAACGTCCAGGTATGAAGGAAACCAATGTCGAAAATTCTAGTCATTGA